A genomic region of Miscanthus floridulus cultivar M001 chromosome 3, ASM1932011v1, whole genome shotgun sequence contains the following coding sequences:
- the LOC136545566 gene encoding protein CASPARIAN STRIP INTEGRITY FACTOR 1-like has translation MISEMGTLPCPWRSGHLFAFITFALFSTSFAGRHYSFLMDQDALRQQGEAARTEQKEALVPLVQARMLKVKTNDYSSYDPSPSMDKPHFKLIPN, from the exons ATGATTTCAGAAATGGGGACGCTGCCATGCCCATGGAGATCTGGCCACCTCTTTGCTTTCATCACCTTCGCCTTGTTCTCGACTTCATTTGCTG GGAGACACTACAGTTTCTTGATGGATCAAGATGCCCTACGTCAACAAGGAGAG GCAGCACGAACTGAACAGAAGGAAGCACTAGTGCCATTGGTGCAAGCTCGGATGCTCAAGGTCAAGACGAACGATTACAGCAGCTATGACCCTTCCCCGTCCATGGACAAGCCACACTTCAAGCTCATACCGAATTGA
- the LOC136543623 gene encoding receptor kinase-like protein Xa21 has translation MAMGLFTLLPPLVAVLMIPTVSAGDEAALLTFKAQVVIDGSSGTLASWNSSTSFCSWEGVTCSRRRPTQVSALNLQGGGIKGALPPAIGNLTYLQTLNLSANELYGEIPASLGHLRRLETLDLSNNLFSGEFPANLSSCISMTIMVLDGNKLGGHIPAELGAMTSLEAISLSNNSFAGPIPVSLANLSHLQYLSLSGNQLDGSIPPGLGSIQSMWQLHLYNNNLSGLLPLSLYNLSSLISFQVGGNMLHGSIPTDIGNRFPSMQILSLSSNQFTGIIPSSVSNLSHLTTKVLNLRL, from the coding sequence ATGGCAATGGGGCTCTTCACCTTGCTACCGCCACTCGTTGCCGTCCTGATGATCCCCACTGTGAGCGCCGGTGATGAGGCGGCGCTGCTAACTTTCAAAGCACAAGTAGTCATCGATGGCAGTTCTGGTACGCTGGCCTCATGGAACAGCAGCACCAGCTTCTGCAGCTGGGAGGGCGTGACATGCAGCCGTCGGAGGCCAACACAGGTGTCGGCGTTGAACTTGCAAGGCGGCGGTATCAAAGGAGCACTCCCCCCGGCAATAGGTAATCTGACTTACCTGCAGACGCTCAACCTGAGCGCCAATGAGCTATATGGTGAGATCCCAGCAAGCCTGGGCCATCTCCGGCGCCTGGAAACACTCGACCTTAGCAACAACTTATTCTCCGGGGAGTTCCCTGCTAATCTCAGCTCCTGCATCAGCATGACCATCATGGTGCTAGACGGCAACAAGCTTGGTGGTCACATTCCGGCCGAGCTCGGAGCAATGACTTCCCTGGAAGCAATATCGCTGAGCAACAACAGCTTTGCAGGACCCATACCGGTATCACTGGCCAATCTATCTCATCTGCAGTATCTCAGTCTCTCCGGCAACCAGCTCGATGGATCAATACCACCAGGACTCGGCAGCATTCAGAGCATGTGGCAACTCCATCTCTACAACAATAACCTCTCCGGTTTGCTTCCACTCTCTCTATACAACTTGTCTTCACTGATCAGCTTTCAGGTAGGGGGCAACATGTTGCATGGAAGCATTCCTACTGATATCGGCAACCGATTCCCCAGCATGCAGATTCTTAGCTTGTCAAGTAACCAATTCACCGGGATAATCCCTTCTTCAGTATCTAATCTCTCCCATCTCACgaccaaggttttaaatctccggctatag
- the LOC136543624 gene encoding receptor kinase-like protein Xa21 encodes MCLPLWGRVRALQNLLLTENKLEANDKEGREFINSLSNCSQLRWLILSDNSFGGHLPGSVVNLSVTLQKLYLDDNRISGSIPADIGNLVGLNILLTVNNSMSEVIPDSIGKLENLVDLGLYGPLPSEVGTMTNLNELILSGNKLSGQIPIALETA; translated from the exons ATGTGCCTGCCACTTTGGGGGAGGGTGCGAGCTCTGCAAAATTTGCTCTTGACAGAAAACAAGCTTGAAGCAAATGATAAGGAGGGACGGGAATTCATCAATTCTCTATCAAACTGCAGCCAACTGCGGTGGTTGATACTCAGTGACAACTCTTTTGGAGGACACCTACCAGGTTCAGTTGTGAACCTCTCGGTGACCCTTCAAAAGCTATACTTGGATGACAATAGGATCTCTGGGAGTATCCCTGCAGACATCGGAAATCTTGTTGGTCTCAACATACTGCTGACTGTGAACAATTCTATGTCAGAAGTGATTCCGGACAGCATTGGGAAACTAGAAAACTTGGTAGACCTTGGCCTGTATG GACCCCTTCCATCAGAAGTTGGTACCATGACTAACCTCAACGAGTTAATCTTGTCAGGAAACAAGTTGTCTGGCCAAATACCTATAGCATTGGAAACTGCATAG
- the LOC136545568 gene encoding proteasome subunit beta type-7-A-like — protein sequence MTGSMDLPAKGGFSFDLCRRNNMLEKNGLKLPGFRKTGTTIVGLVFQDGVVLGADTRATEGPIVADKNCEKIHFMAPNIYCCGAGTAADTEAVTDMVSSQLQLHRYATGRESRVVTALTLLKSHLFRYQGHVSAALVLGGVDCTGPHLHTVYPHGSTDTLPFATMGSGSLAAMSVFESKYKEGLTREEGIQLVSDAICAGIFNDLGSGSNVDVCVITKGKTEYLRNHQLPNPRTYASSKGYSFTKGQTEVLSTKITPLKQKVEVTEGGDAMEE from the exons ATGACGGGCTCCATGGATCTCCCGGCCAAGGGCGGGTTCAGCTTCGACCTGTGCCGCCGCAACAACATGCTGGAGAAGAACGGGCTCAAGCTTCCGGGATTCAGGAAGACCGGGACAACCATCGTCGGCCTCGTCTTTCAG GATGGGGTTGTTCTTGGGGCAGACACAAGGGCTACTGAGGGGCCTATAGTTGCTGATAAGAATTGTGAGAAGATCCACTTTATGGCGCCAAACATTTATTGCTGTGGAGCAGGAACTGCTGCTGACACAGAGGCTGTTACAG ACATGGTCAGCTCGCAGCTACAGCTGCACCGTTATGCAACGGGTCGCGAATCTAGAGTCGTAACTGCTCTTACACTGCTGAAGTCACACCTCTTTAG GTATCAAGGTCATGTCAGTGCTGCCCTTGTTCTTGGTGGAGTGGATTGTACTGGACCACATCTTCACACT GTTTATCCACATGGCTCCACTGATACTCTTCCTTTTGCCACGATGGGTTCTGGATCCCTTGCTGCGATGTCAGTGTTCGAGTCGAAGTACAAAGAAGGGCTCACT AGGGAAGAAGGAATACAACTGGTGTCGGATGCAATATGCGCAGGTATCTTCAATGACTTGGGTAGTGGAAGCAACGTGGATGTCTGTGTGATAACCAAG GGGAAGACAGAATACTTGAGAAACCACCAGTTGCCGAATCCCAGAACTTATGCTAGTTCAAAGGGATATAGCTTCACCAAGGGGCAGACTG AGGTACTGTCCACAAAGATCACACCTCTCAAGCAGAAGGTTGAGGTCACTGAGGGCGGTGATGCTATGGAGGAGTGA